A section of the Glandiceps talaboti chromosome 8, keGlaTala1.1, whole genome shotgun sequence genome encodes:
- the LOC144439374 gene encoding 1-phosphatidylinositol phosphodiesterase-like: protein MGATTSSERFGDIDIQFPTTNWPDWMAQLSDELSVSNLSIPGTNGSMNYYGTNVQRQTWPLYCQLEAGVRFLDIGCKLQAGKLEVYEGEYTQYANFEDILDEVSEFLTSFRSEVVLLHVRNISEGSSSTSEFVDVLTDKYLVQSRYKDRIYKGGETCALKLGEVRGKILVLHNFGKAPGIPYRSIDVVNVEFELREIISERVEEHLSRASTATTSTTFLTHFSGKRGSSDHSLPFRIAEEINDCLYKFIGERKSRFGIITIDFPRSELVERIIASNRIRKY, encoded by the coding sequence ATGGGGGCTACTACATCCAGTGAACGCTTTGGTGATATTGATATTCAATTTCCAACAACTAACTGGCCAGATTGGATGGCCCAACTATCAGACGAGTTATCAGTTTctaacctgtccataccgggtACCAACGGCTCTATGAACTACTACGGAACTAATGTACAGCGTCAAACATGGCCTCTTTACTGCCAACTTGAAGCCGGGGTGCGATTTCTCGATATCGGCTGTAAACTGCAAGCAGGTAAACTTGAAGTTTACGAAGGTGAATATACCCAGTATGCGAATTTCGAAGATATCTTAGATGAAGTTAGCGAATTCCTAACGAGTTTCCGAAGTGAGGTTGTGCTGCTGCATGTTCGGAACATATCGGAAGGCTCATCAAGTACTTCAGAGTTCGTTGACGTTCTAACAGATAAATATCTAGTACAGTCTAGGTATAAAGATCGTATATATAAAGGAGGTGAGACCTGTGCCCTAAAGCTTGGTGAAGTACGAGGTAAGATTCTTGTTCTCCACAACTTCGGCAAGGCACCCGGTATACCGTACCGTTCTATCGACGTGGTAAATGTCGAATTCGAACTACGAGAGATAATATCAGAAAGGGTAGAAGAACATCTGTCTCGAGCTTCTACTGCGACAACAAGTACGACATTTCTCACACACTTTAGTGGCAAACGTGGCTCTTCAGACCATTCTCTACCATTCAGAATCGCTGAAGAAATCAATGACTGTTTGTACAAATTTATTGGAGAACGGAAAAGTCGATTTGGAataattaccatagacttcccTCGATCAGAACTGGTGGAAAGAATAATTGCATCAAATCGCATTAGGAAATATTAG
- the LOC144439375 gene encoding stAR-related lipid transfer protein 5-like: MADIDYQAILDDCLEKVLVYRNDNDWKLSIESLYTGKRFYEASRERATSVKVLELNAQTSPKWRAYRSEYTVNASPERVFNFSSNLEHVKRINNHLAELEIIEVIDENTRVFQTISKNLMMGLISPRELITILRCTQISDSNNYYYLIYHGHVDHPKCPVVDEYIRGIPYPSGRFIYPVEGEPNKSSVIGISQSDVKLFPQTLVEKLTPKTIVSHIKTSINLMSEE; this comes from the exons ATGGCAGACATAGACTACCAGGCCATCCTGGACGACTGTCTAGAAAAGGTCCTGGTGTATAGAAATGACAATGATTGGAAGCTGAGTATAGAGTCG TTATACACAGGAAAGCGTTTCTATGAAGCATCTCGTGAAAGAGCCACCTCAGTAAAAGTACTGGAACTCAATGCGCAAACATCCCCCAAATGGCGAGC ATATCGGTCTGAATACACAGTGAATGCATCGCCAGAAAGGGTTTTCAATTTCTCATCAAATTTAGAACATGTTAAAAGGATTAACAACCATCTTGCAGAATTAGAAATTATTGAAGTAATCGATGAG AATACTAGGGTATTTCAAACCATATCAAAGAACTTAATGATGGGTCTCATCTCTCCTAGAGAACTCATTACCATCCTGCGGTGTACCCAAATTTCGGATTCAAACAATTACTACTACCTCATATATC ATGGGCACGTCGACCATCCTAAATGCCCCGTCGTAGATGAGTACATCCGGGGTATTCCGTATCCGTCAGGTCGATTTATCTACCCAGTAGAAGG AGAGCCAAACAAAAGTTCTGTCATTGGAATATCACAAAGTGACGTCAAACTGTTTCCTCAGACGCTGGTGGAGAAACTAACACCGAAGACAATTGTATCCCACATCAAGACGAGCATTAACTTGATGTCTGAAGAGTAA
- the LOC144438553 gene encoding UNC5C-like protein isoform X1, with product MADTEEVEEFGIRGYRSISVTRRSFRRRARSVPTSLAFGLKGRRADESKDELPSIENFSWYVGYCPASEAEELLNLENKNGCFIVRKEKQNYVLSVFRKPKGHRTLLRKSVGKTKKPKIEHYILNIDCKETPMRHSMYVNEELNIGLYIKELQSRGDKAANVKKLSRSPNEQLLKELKQKLNAISLDEGFESISQTEMVMLRPDRLRPTVPVYSEIMESEKRGIDIQKIGDELLLNRKDKMEIQKDVMLPNKGVFSIITLDHHGTSIEVPNTGVTLVVPQNAVNEGQTKTVYIGVSWQEKDREVWTDYGRKISPTVACGPVDTLFNVPVVISFPHCIRGCQGKVDEFFTVLKSETGIDERTEWEKAPITDKDHPDKDIYANVVENRCLIFTRHFTKFTCTCNLLNGSHEFMSLCVMSYHSKLIPGGDLKLRIYIGDNNQDNTAYIKQEESTLDGIQCDSKKLIRLHGNAENVNIVLSNISEGWGCLGARHKVMSYYSLWSENCIDSKSFLLEPKDSHQSKCHCIINVCQGNFEQDKEAEICLSVMLNQHNNNTGCGVAEADVTSTSTTLPKQNNKTTRQILEPSKLDQSYEVNRELEVQLLLLLDPPHPTHVDWKMLASKMELSSTDINYIGKSDSPTTALLQIFRSRKIPVSAWCAKLREMGRFDAVSLLEKHYGDFNANTA from the exons ATGGCAGACACAGAGGAAGTAGAAGAGTTTG GAATCCGTGGCTATAGAAGTATATCAGTTACACGTAGAAGTTTCAGGAGAAG GGCAAGGTCAGTCCCTACGAGTCTAGCTTTTGGACTGAAAGGGAGAAGGGCAGATGAATCAAAAGATGAATTACCTTCGATTGAAAATTTTAG TTGGTATGTTGGATACTGTCCTGCTAGTGAAGCTGAAGAATTACTAaaccttgaaaacaaaaatgggTGTTTTATCGTCCGGAAAGAGAAACAGAACTATGTCTTGTCTGTTTTTCGGAAGCCTAAGGG ACATAGAACGCTTTTACGAAAAAGTGTTGGGAAAACTAAGAAGCCGAAAATCGAACACTACATCCTAAACATAGACTGCAAAGAAACACCGATGCGACATTCCATGTACGTGAACGAAGAGCTTAACATTGGCCTGTATATCAAGGAACTACAGAGCCGTGGAGATAAAGCAG CTAATGTTAAAAAGTTATCGCGGTCACCAAACGAACAATTACTAAAAGAACTGAAACAGAAACTAAACGCTATCAGCTTGGATGAAG GATTTGAATCGATATCGCAAACAGAAATGGTTATGCTTCGACCAGATCGATTGAGACCAACGGTACCGGTATATTCAGAAATTATGGAAAGTGAAAAAAGAGGCATAGATATACAGAAAATAG GTGATGAGTTGTTACTGAACCGAAAAGACAAGATGGAAATTCAGAAAGACGTCATGTTGCCAAATAAGGGAGTCTTCTCCATCATTACTCTTGATCATCACGGTACTTCAATAGAAGTTCCTAACACTGGCGTAACGCTAGTTGTACCACAAAATGCCGTGAATGAAGGCCAAACCAAGACAGTGTACATCGGTGTCAGCTGGcaagagaaagacagagaggtGTGGACTGACTACGGACGTAAAATTAGTCCAACAGTAGCATGCGGTCCCGTTGATACCTTATTTAATGTTCCGGTTGTGATATCTTTCCCGCACTGCATACGTGGTTGTCAAGGCAAAGTCGATGAATTCTTTACTGTCCTTAAGAGTGAGACAGGCATAGATGAGCGTACCGAATGGGAGAAAGCTCCAATCACTGACAAGGATCATCCCGACAAGGATATTTACGCCAATGTGGTTGAAAACAGATGCTTGATTTTTACACGGCACTTCACCAaatttacctgtacatgtaacttactCAATGGAAGTCACGAATTCATGTCTCTATGTGTAATGTCATATCATTCAAAATTAATCCCAGGTGGGGATTTAAAATTAAGAATCTACATTGGAGATAATAACCAAGACAACACAGCA tacattAAGCAGGAGGAAAGTACACTTGATGGAATACAATGCGATTCCAAGAAATTGATCCGACTTCATGGGAATGCAGAGAATGTGAATATCGTCCTCAGTAATATCAGCGAAGGATGGGGTTGTTTGGGAGCAAGACACAAG GTCATGAGTTATTATTCGTTGTGGTCAGAAAACTGTATAGACAGTAAATCTTTTCTTCTTGAGCCAAAAGACAGCCATCAATCCAAGTGTCACTGCATCATTAATGTTTGCCAGGGAAACTTTGAGCAAGATAAAGAAGCCGAGATATGTTTATCCGTCATGCTG AATCAACATAACAACAACACTGGATGTGGCGTCGCAGAAGCAGACGTAACGAGTACAAGTACAACACtgccaaaacaaaacaacaagaCGACAAGACAGATTCTTGAACCTTCCAAACTTGACCAAAGTTATGAAGTGAACAGAGAACTAGAAGTTCAGTTACTATTGTTACTGGACCCGCCCCATCCAACACACGTAGACTGGAAGATGCTGGCGAGTAAGATGGAACTATCATCGACTGACATTAACTATATTGGCAAGTCAGACAGTCCAACAACGGCGCTATTACAAATTTTCAGATCCAGGAAAATTCCAGTGTCAGCTTGGTGTGCTAAATTGAGGGAAATGGGGCGGTTCGATGCTGTTAGTTTGTTGGAAAAACATTACGGTGATTTCAATGCTAACACTGCGTGA
- the LOC144438553 gene encoding UNC5C-like protein isoform X2, which yields MADTEEVEEFGIRGYRSISVTRRSFRRRARSVPTSLAFGLKGRRADESKDELPSIENFSWYVGYCPASEAEELLNLENKNGCFIVRKEKQNYVLSVFRKPKGHRTLLRKSVGKTKKPKIEHYILNIDCKETPMRHSMYVNEELNIGLYIKELQSRGDKAANVKKLSRSPNEQLLKELKQKLNAISLDEEMVMLRPDRLRPTVPVYSEIMESEKRGIDIQKIGDELLLNRKDKMEIQKDVMLPNKGVFSIITLDHHGTSIEVPNTGVTLVVPQNAVNEGQTKTVYIGVSWQEKDREVWTDYGRKISPTVACGPVDTLFNVPVVISFPHCIRGCQGKVDEFFTVLKSETGIDERTEWEKAPITDKDHPDKDIYANVVENRCLIFTRHFTKFTCTCNLLNGSHEFMSLCVMSYHSKLIPGGDLKLRIYIGDNNQDNTAYIKQEESTLDGIQCDSKKLIRLHGNAENVNIVLSNISEGWGCLGARHKVMSYYSLWSENCIDSKSFLLEPKDSHQSKCHCIINVCQGNFEQDKEAEICLSVMLNQHNNNTGCGVAEADVTSTSTTLPKQNNKTTRQILEPSKLDQSYEVNRELEVQLLLLLDPPHPTHVDWKMLASKMELSSTDINYIGKSDSPTTALLQIFRSRKIPVSAWCAKLREMGRFDAVSLLEKHYGDFNANTA from the exons ATGGCAGACACAGAGGAAGTAGAAGAGTTTG GAATCCGTGGCTATAGAAGTATATCAGTTACACGTAGAAGTTTCAGGAGAAG GGCAAGGTCAGTCCCTACGAGTCTAGCTTTTGGACTGAAAGGGAGAAGGGCAGATGAATCAAAAGATGAATTACCTTCGATTGAAAATTTTAG TTGGTATGTTGGATACTGTCCTGCTAGTGAAGCTGAAGAATTACTAaaccttgaaaacaaaaatgggTGTTTTATCGTCCGGAAAGAGAAACAGAACTATGTCTTGTCTGTTTTTCGGAAGCCTAAGGG ACATAGAACGCTTTTACGAAAAAGTGTTGGGAAAACTAAGAAGCCGAAAATCGAACACTACATCCTAAACATAGACTGCAAAGAAACACCGATGCGACATTCCATGTACGTGAACGAAGAGCTTAACATTGGCCTGTATATCAAGGAACTACAGAGCCGTGGAGATAAAGCAG CTAATGTTAAAAAGTTATCGCGGTCACCAAACGAACAATTACTAAAAGAACTGAAACAGAAACTAAACGCTATCAGCTTGGATGAAG AAATGGTTATGCTTCGACCAGATCGATTGAGACCAACGGTACCGGTATATTCAGAAATTATGGAAAGTGAAAAAAGAGGCATAGATATACAGAAAATAG GTGATGAGTTGTTACTGAACCGAAAAGACAAGATGGAAATTCAGAAAGACGTCATGTTGCCAAATAAGGGAGTCTTCTCCATCATTACTCTTGATCATCACGGTACTTCAATAGAAGTTCCTAACACTGGCGTAACGCTAGTTGTACCACAAAATGCCGTGAATGAAGGCCAAACCAAGACAGTGTACATCGGTGTCAGCTGGcaagagaaagacagagaggtGTGGACTGACTACGGACGTAAAATTAGTCCAACAGTAGCATGCGGTCCCGTTGATACCTTATTTAATGTTCCGGTTGTGATATCTTTCCCGCACTGCATACGTGGTTGTCAAGGCAAAGTCGATGAATTCTTTACTGTCCTTAAGAGTGAGACAGGCATAGATGAGCGTACCGAATGGGAGAAAGCTCCAATCACTGACAAGGATCATCCCGACAAGGATATTTACGCCAATGTGGTTGAAAACAGATGCTTGATTTTTACACGGCACTTCACCAaatttacctgtacatgtaacttactCAATGGAAGTCACGAATTCATGTCTCTATGTGTAATGTCATATCATTCAAAATTAATCCCAGGTGGGGATTTAAAATTAAGAATCTACATTGGAGATAATAACCAAGACAACACAGCA tacattAAGCAGGAGGAAAGTACACTTGATGGAATACAATGCGATTCCAAGAAATTGATCCGACTTCATGGGAATGCAGAGAATGTGAATATCGTCCTCAGTAATATCAGCGAAGGATGGGGTTGTTTGGGAGCAAGACACAAG GTCATGAGTTATTATTCGTTGTGGTCAGAAAACTGTATAGACAGTAAATCTTTTCTTCTTGAGCCAAAAGACAGCCATCAATCCAAGTGTCACTGCATCATTAATGTTTGCCAGGGAAACTTTGAGCAAGATAAAGAAGCCGAGATATGTTTATCCGTCATGCTG AATCAACATAACAACAACACTGGATGTGGCGTCGCAGAAGCAGACGTAACGAGTACAAGTACAACACtgccaaaacaaaacaacaagaCGACAAGACAGATTCTTGAACCTTCCAAACTTGACCAAAGTTATGAAGTGAACAGAGAACTAGAAGTTCAGTTACTATTGTTACTGGACCCGCCCCATCCAACACACGTAGACTGGAAGATGCTGGCGAGTAAGATGGAACTATCATCGACTGACATTAACTATATTGGCAAGTCAGACAGTCCAACAACGGCGCTATTACAAATTTTCAGATCCAGGAAAATTCCAGTGTCAGCTTGGTGTGCTAAATTGAGGGAAATGGGGCGGTTCGATGCTGTTAGTTTGTTGGAAAAACATTACGGTGATTTCAATGCTAACACTGCGTGA